Proteins from a single region of Gossypium arboreum isolate Shixiya-1 chromosome 1, ASM2569848v2, whole genome shotgun sequence:
- the LOC108464989 gene encoding uncharacterized protein LOC108464989 has translation MSNPYDDGDRNTKKVRFKDVEGTEETCMVVDSEQQPMMSFKEKLLGGGVASPDRNLARNLGRDDGGLEILDGDMNTSMVNGISAIAFSERIKDILFKEMESTIVLKLLGQNIGYNFQDMEDYNKVLTQGSWIFFGQYLTVQPWTRSFNPTQPYPSVVLAWIRLLGLPGYLYKRQIIEAIGGLIGKVVKLDFQTDKSTRGRFARLAVFVNLDQPLIFKDLVDGDIQRVEYESLPTVCFNCGRYGHVKELCSAAGVGAVLERSETFLEGMKASPEMASGVTVGGSEDGKNNDFGRWMLVEKKSQRRSRNSRVKGDDILGKDPLGSRFTPLVEGNNLGGGLNAFVGGFVSGKGKSQVILEGVSGLDNARADLSRGKIGSKSMGKRPMGSGDFLQKEKDQCCNFTNSISLVPSTGSGNLKMKKVQAGRLSNGSSGGPSGDQEMGKEHSGLSEFRKGNLVLNNPTQGRRLKKAGISRIPLSDTISSMVNLVNSQGAPRPDGIGGTTTGQTGCANLKFPSIFWEYNREHKSDLVGLLETRVSGPKADSIISKLGFECSHRVEAVGFSGGIWIGWKDYITGSPNGQKRKQLWEAPKHTMLVDGSPWLAIGDFNAIIALCEKRGGRVIGKICGLFSEFMDFMGLQDLGFNGPNFTWNRGGVFERLDRAICNEAWSLKFPSSKVIISKSLNQTTDL, from the exons ATGAGTAATCCTTATGACGACGGTGATCGGAATACCAAAAAAGTACGTTTCAAAGATGTCGAAGGTACTGAAGAAACTTGTATGGTGGTAGATTCTGAGCAACAGCCGATGATGTCATTCAAAGAGAAACTTTTGGGAGGAGGGGTGGCTTCCCCCGATAGAAATCTAGCAAGGAATCTTGGAAGGGACGATGGTGGTTTAGAAATTCTGGATGGTGACATGAATACCTCAATGGTTAATGGGATTTCGGCCATCGCTTTTTCAGAGCGCATCAAAGATATTCTCTTCAAGGAGATGGAATCAACGATTGTTCTTAAATTACTCGGGCAAAACATTGGCTATAAC TTTCAAGACATGGAAGATTATAATAAAGTTTTAACTCAAGGTTCGTGGATATTTTTCGGGCAATACCTCACTGTGCAGCCTTGGACGAGGTCGTTTAATCCAACACAACCTTACCCCAGTGTGGTGTTGGCTTGGATCCGTCTGCTAGGGCTTCCGGGCTACCTTTACAAGAGGCAAATCATCGAAGCAATTGGGGGTTTAATTGGTAAAGTAGTCAAATTAGATTTTCAAACTGATAAAAGTACTCGAGGAAGGTTTGCCCGATTGGCTGTGTTTGTCAATCTTGATCAACCTCTTATCTTTAAGGATTTGGTCGACGGGGACATCCAACGGGTAGAGTATGAATCTCTACCGACAGTTTGTTTCAACTGTGGACGATATGGGCACGTTAAAGAGTTGTGTTCGGCGGCAGGTGTTGGTGCGGTTTTGGAGAGGTCGGAGACTTTTTTGGAAGGGATGAAAGCCTCCCCGGAGATGGCTTCTGGTGTAACGGTCGGGGGTAGTGAAGATGGAAAGAACAATGATTTCGGACGATGGATGTTAGTTGAGAAAAAATCACAGAGGAGATCACGTAACTCTAGGGTAAAAGGGGATGATATTTTAGGCAAAGATCCGTTGGGATCTAGATTCACGCCTTTAGTTGAGGGAAATAATTTAGGCGGTGGTCTTAATGCATTCGTTGGGGGTTTTGTGAGTGGAAAAGGAAAGAGCCAAGTTATTCTAGAAG GGGTGAGTGGCCTGGACAATGCTAGAGCAGACCTGAGCAGGGGGAAAATCGGGTCCAAATCAATGGGGAAAAGGCCTATGGGATCTGGAGATTTTTTGCAAAAAGAAAAGGATCAATGTTGTAATTTTACTAATTCTATTTCTCTGGTACCGTCTACAGGGTCTGGTAATCTAAAAATGAAAAAGGTGCAAGCTGGTAGGCTTTCAAATGGTTCGAGCGGTGGGCCAAGTGGGGATCAG GAAATGGGAAAGGAGCATTCGGGTCTTTCAGAGTTTAGGAAGGGCAACTTGGTTCTTAATAATCCTAC ACAAGGGCGTAGATTAAAAAAAGCTGGAATTTCTCGAATCCCATTATCAGATACTATAAGTTCCATGGTTAATCTTGTAAATTCGCAAGGAGCGCCTAGACCGGATGGTATTGGAGGGACCACTACAGGACAGACAG GTTGTGCCAACTTGAAATTCCCTAGTATCTTTTGGGAGTATAATAGAGAGCATAAGTCTGATTTGGTTGGACTTTTAGAAACAAGGGTGAGTGGACCTAAAGCTGATTCTATAATTTCTAAGCTCGGCTTTGAGTGTTCACATCGCGTGGAGGCTGTGGGTTTCTCAGGTGGTATTTGGATTGGTTGGAAGGACTATATTACT GGTAGTCCTAATGGTCAAAAAAGGAAGCAGTTATGGGAGGCTCCTAAACATACTATGCTAGTGGATGGGTCTCCATGGTTAGCGATTGGTGATTTCAACGCTATTATAGCTTTGTGCGAAAAAAGAGGTGGTCGAGTTATCGGGAAAATATGTGGTCTCTTTAGTGAATTCATGGATTTCATGGGTTTGCAAGATCTGGGTTTTAATGGGCCTAATTTTACTTGGAATAGAGGGGGTGTTTTTGAGAGACTCGACAGAGCTATTTGTAATGAAGCTTGGAGTCTAAAGTTTCCTTCGTCCAAAGTTATTATCTCCAAAAGCTTAAATCAGACCACAGACCTCTGA